In the Mesoplodon densirostris isolate mMesDen1 chromosome 11, mMesDen1 primary haplotype, whole genome shotgun sequence genome, CATTCACATCTTTGTTACTGGCTTTTCCCCATCAGGTCTCATCAGGGACTTGACATGACCAAGGGCAGGATGGGAGACAGGTATagaaagttagaaagagaaacacaGTGAAAAACTCTCTGCTCTACACTGGCTCAGAGAAGATGCCCTAATAGTGCATAATGATAACCAGCAGCTGCCAGGCCTCTACCATTCACTTCTTAGTAAACCTTTGACAATTTGCTTAACTGCATTAACTCTCAGCTTCCACGTCTATAAATTAGGATTAATAATAGCAACCTCTCAGGGTTGTTACTAAGGATTAAACACCATAGTGTATGTAAAAGGCATAGTTCAAGGCCCATAACAAGagctcaagaaatgttagctattatgatTATATAATAGACACCAGCTTAAATGCAAtttgctgttttttaaatttactttattgaagtagagttgatttacaatgttgtgttaatttctgaatcacagcaaagtgattcagttatacatttatatatatatatatatatatatatatatatatatatatatatatatatatatatatatatattctttttcatattcttttccattatggtttaccccaggatattgaatatagttccctgtgctatacaggaagaccttgttatttatccattctatatgtaataggaAATTTGCTATTTTACGTGAACCCCATTAAAACCTATGAATTCCATGTTGTATTTCTCACTTtacagattaaaatttttttaaaaaagatttagagAGGCTAAAGTACTTTCCTGGGCCATGTAGCTAATAGTCAGAGGTGCAGAGTGGGACTCAAAGTCATGGTTTTATGCTTTCCAATGTCATGCTTATTACATTGCCTAGTGACAGTGTTAGCAATTATCTCTGTTTTTCCATCAAAACACAGGTATGCACACTGCAACTTGTTCCTGAGCTTGAAGAAAGCAGTCTTTACAACTTGGTCATTGGTTTTCAAAATCACCCAGTATAGTAGAATGACATTAGGGAGCTGAGGGTAGCCAGGCAGTTCAAGAACTGAATCACCATGCGGCGTTTGCCAGCCTTTTCTCTGTTTGCAGAGACAAAGGCTTGAAGCTGAGTTGGAGAATCCAATGAGTGGTGGCTGAGCACCATCTGAGAGTGTGAAAGTCCGTATTACAATCCTCAATATCATATTCCTACCAGTGGCATCAGCATGCTAAAAATAAGAAAGCTATTTCCCaagattaataaaaagaaaggaagaggctgGGAGGGTGGTGGTTTCAGCATTGGGTTGGGAAGGGGAAATAGAAGACGACAGACATTAAAATAGCAGCAAATGAACACCATGTAATTTCCAACAGTCAATAATGTCACGCTGCAAGTTTGGTGATTCTGCTGAGATAATTGCCATTCCCCAGATTACTGTCTTTACCAGAGAAAGAAATGATTGCTGTGCGTGAGAAAACATGCTGCCTCTTTCTTCTTGAAAAGTGGCAGTAATTAAAGAGGGACCAGGCTCAAAATTCACAAATCTTTCACCTATGCCTGGGGACTTTCAAGAATAGAGAGACAGCTCCCAGAGAAGGAGAAAACATGACAAACTCTATTCCACAGGCAGGGAGACTGGGATGCTCATGGTATGATTCAGCCTTTAGAGCAAGTCTGGGTCTGAAAAATTATGACTTAAACCTATTGACctctcatggtttttttttttttttttttttttttttttttttgcccagctGCAAAGAGATTGTCCACTGGTGAGACCACTGAGCCTGGGTTCTGCAGATCTGGGTTGGAAACCAGGGTCTTGGGTCATTCGGTCTCTGCTCCTTGTCTAGGGCAAATCTCAAAATGTTTGCTGATTGTAAATGAAAGGATTTGAAGAGCCAACAGTTTAAGGTTCTTTCAGCTCTCAAAGTCCAATCTGAGGAGGCTCTTTGTTGCCTAGGAACCGTGTGGCAGGCAGAATAATTGTCCCTTAAAGATGTCCAGGTCCTCATCCTTGGAACCTGTGAACTTGTTACCATATATCTCAGAAGGGATTTTGCACATGTTACTAAGTTGAGGatcacaaaatagaaaaattatcttAGATGATACGGGTGAAGCTATCACAACCACAAAGGGCCTGAAAAGATGGAGGAAAGAGGCAGAAAAGCCACAGAAGACATGACAcaggaagcagaggttggagtgatgcagccactgGCTTTGATGTtgaaggaaggggccacaagccaaggagtgcaCGTGGCCTTGAggatctggaaaaggcaaggcaaCAGATCTttccctagagcttccagaaggaagcagccctgctgacactttgacttAATCCCAGGGAGACCCATTTTCCACTTCTAACCTCCAGGATTCTAAGATAATAGACTTGTATTGTTTTAAACCCCTAAGTTTGGGGTACTTTGCTAGAGCAGCCATAGGCTACTAATAGTAACAGGAAGGCCAGGGGCCAGAGATGAGGATTACTAACTCCCACACCCACCACTGAGCGCATTTGTGATGCTCAGTCTAACACCCAGGGGATCCTGTTTCACTTTCCACCAAACTCGAGACCACGGCTATATCATTGGAGCAACAAAGAGAAAGTTCACTAATATAGTAACCTCACTGGTCACTACAGGCAACTAATGCAGATGATGTAGGACCTGTGCATGCATCTGTCAGCTGCCAGATTAGATTACACAGGCTAGCTAGCACTACCAATACTAACTAATAGTTATTGAGTGCTTAATATTCTCCAGCCACTTAATACTTAGAAGAATTACAGAAGGTAGGTACTATTAGTGTCTTTATTGGACAGacggagaaactgaggccaagagaggcTGAGTGTCATAATGAACAGGTGGTGTCGCTGGCACTCTGCCCAGACTTACCTCAATCCATATCCAAGCTCATATTCTTGAGAATGTACTTCCAGCCCCTGAATTCCTCATGCCTCACAGCATCCAGTAAAGCCACCAGACTCTCAAGTGGGACTTGTCCTCTacgacagtgcttctcaaattttggtggcctcagaatcacctggagagcgtcttaaaacacagattcctgggcttCATCTCCCCATATTCTGATCTAGTAGGTCTGGGAGGGGCTTGggaattacatttcttttttttttttttttttttgctgtacgcgggcctctcactgctgtggcctctcccgttgcggagcacaggctccggacacacaggctccacggccatggctcgcgggcccagccgctccgcggcatgtgggatcctccgggaccggggcacgaacccgtgtcccctgcatcggcaggcggactctcaaccactgcgccaccagggaagcccgggaattaCATTTCTAATAAGCCTCCAGAAGATCTTAACCCAGCTGGTccgcagaccacactttgagtggcAAACCTCTAGAAGCCACCGCATCTCAGCCCCACCTCCAAGTCCAGGCACATGGAAACTGTGGCTGAACCCTAATACTGTTCCATGACTAAAGCATCTTTTAATCAAATTAGAATAAAGAGGATTTATTTTGAGAGAGACATTGAGAAAAATGGGTGCTGTCTGGCCTGTGTGAATCGTGTAGTAaccacaatttgttttttttatttcccagACTTAGAAGGGATAGTCCTTACATAAGAGTAAAACTGTTTTACATTTGCTtagcacttttaaaataaaatgcttttttccATATACCTGGATACATAACCTAAACTCATAAATGTATCTTTACACCTTGTGGGCAATAAACTAGCTCGACAAGTTATTGAATATAAAATACTCAAGAATGCCTTTTTTGATCTGGATGCCTAAGCAGAGAGTTATGAAATCAGAGTTGCAGTTGTTATTGAGGAAGTGGAAAGCCAAATTCAAATATCTCTAACCCTAACAACAAAGGAAGCTCCCAGTTCACGATTTCAAAGTTAAAGGATTTTCATGTTATAGCGGTGAATACCACAGTGAGATGGGTTGAGGAAGGAAAGACAGatgtgagaaaaagagaaactgagaTAAATAGTCCCAATGCATCCCTAACCCACCAGCCGGAAGGAGCGGAGACCCTCACTCACCAGGGCTAGTCATCCCTTGAACCTCCCAGCCTTGTCCATCTGCGTCACTTTCCTTTCTAGTCTGGCCTCTGAAAATGCACTGGACCCATTAATGAATTTATTGGTGGATTATACtagggcaggaggaagggagggagagagaaagccaCGCTCCAGATGTGAGCCTTGACTTGTGAATGGCTCTCCTTTTAATCCCTCGGAACGGGAAACCGAAACAGCCTTCTGTGGTCTCCCTCAGGATCTGGGTCAATTTCAGCAAAATCTCTCCTCTCCTCTAACCCTCAGCCTGGCTTCCTGCTTCCATCTCTTAACACAGCAAAGACATCTCTCCCCCACCAAACACCCCATGAACACAAACACATTTGTTTTGCACGTGTGTTTTGCTGGACCCTACCTTTCCTGCTTCCatcaaaaaggaaaggaaggtcaTTTCCAGAAGTTCCTTCCCAAGGTGTTGGATTGAGGGGCAAGTGAGGAGGGAAGGGGTGAGGCTGGGGTGTTAAGGAAGAACAGCTGCTCCCCTCATTAAGATGTTTATCACCACAGATCCACGAGAGGAACACATCTGGGAAAGAGGATTAGGAGAGAGAGGGCTTTACTGACTAATACTCTATTACTAATTATTCCATGATTACATATCCTGAGACCTATTATTCAACAGTCATGACCATAAGATCACAGACTTTGTAACATTCAGCAGTAAGACCCAGCTTATCCAtgacttactttttttaaaaaaaagagctttattgagatataaatataCTACAATTCAATCCTTTAGAGTGTACAATAGCTGTTAGCTCCATGACTTATTAATTGAGTCTTcctcttaactttttaaaaaattattttggtttattttaactATGCTGCCGGCTGTTTGACTCTGCCTGGTCCAGCCTAAGACTTTCTGACCCCTCTCCCCCGACTCCCAGCACCTGGGTGTTTCCTTAGAAAGATGTTGACCAAGAAGTTGTGGGGAGgttggagaaaataagaaaacaagtcTTCCCCAGTCTGGGTGTgacagcttccctggtggaggaAGCGCTATGATGGTTTtgttcaatttccttttttaatggaGAGGAGATGCAGGGTGATGGGGGTAATTTGAAATACCTGGTTTACAAGAGTGATAGGAAAAGGACAGGGCAAACAGCTCAGAGGACACTTCTCTTCCGTAAGAAATCCAAGATCTCTCTGTAGTGCCCCGGGATGGGCTGGTGGAGCCCTGCCAGGGGGCTAGGGTCGCTTTAGAGAGGGCGTCCCCACAGCAGAAGCTCTCTTCTCCTTGAGAGGAAAGAGCAGAGGCTGAGCTGAGCCTTGGCCGACTGGGTAGCACCCTGGCTGGTTGGCAGGGTGTGTCTGTCCAGGCTCTTCCCTGGAATCACATTTCTGATGAGGCTCCCTTGCCTAGAACCCCCTCCAAAGCGGAGGGGCAAAAATCGAACTTTGACAGGAAAGACTAGCGACATAATTAGGACAGAATTTTATTTGTGCCCCCTCCTGCTCCTTTAAATTTTATCCAACAGGGGAAGACTTTCCCTTGACCTAGAAAAAAATTCAGCAGATCtccatgtttttttttggttcattCTTATATAATAAACAGAGCTACACTACCTTTAGGTCTCAAACACGATCTTAATTTAGGAATGAAAGCGCCCAGTCCAAAATATTAAATTGTTTCTATCCACAAAGTTGTTTTAACCCACAAAGTTGAGGCTGTTTGTGTAGTAATAGATAAGGCAGTAATATATAACCTGAACAAAGGGCCAAAGCAGATTTAATTCACGACTTCCCGTATTTGGCCGTCCAAATGAGTCTTCACATTGTCTGCTTAGGTGCATCTCCACAACTACTCGGAGTGTTTAGCTAATCTCAGAAATCCTCTTTCAAGTCTTATCTCTCTGTTTCCCCTGCCTCTCTGCTCCAGAGTTGAATTCCTTTCTCTTGGTTCAACTGCGTTCAACATGTCCTTATTGAAATTCACAATATGGCCATGGAACTAGGCTGGGTGTTGTAAAGCAAATCAGAGATGAGTATGGTCCTCGATTTCAAGCTATCTGTatctctattatctatctatctaccttccTACCTACCATctatatgtatagatagataaatggtGTAGTAGATGTTATTTATATAtgggatagatggatagatagatagataactgacagacacacacacacacaaagataaagATTTATTCCAGTGAGAGTAGATGGGGAGAAGAGGCTAAAAGAAGTAATGGATGGATAAAATAGAGGATATTGGCACATATGCTTTACAGAGACATAAGCAAAGCATCTGAGTGTGGAGGAAAGGAGTTATTAGCACATCCTGCTGGAGGGGTCAGGACCTAGCAAGCTCTTTGTGATCTGCTTTCCTCCGCCTCTCTACCCCAATCTCACAGACTCTTCCCCAGCCCTCTGTGTCAGCTACATTCACTTTCTTTCAGTTCTTCCAACCAGCCCTGTCCTTTCCACCCCAGGGCCTTGGGACATACacttccctccacctggaataGTTTTTCTTCCTCATCATCACCTCAGAAAGCTTCCTTGGGTCCTAGGTGGGGTCAGACGCCTCAGTATTCTCACAGCACCCTATATTCTAGACGTATCCCTCACAACTGTAGTTAAACAACCAACATAAAATTAGATGCTCAGAGAGTTTGCTTTCCCCAGAGGGAGTATGTCTGTCTTGGTCATCAGTTTACTCCCAGACCCGGGAACAACATCTTGTATCAATACATGGTaggtactcaatgaatatttttgaagGGATTAATAAAGATGGCATTTAaaattctcttcctcctcccttccctttcctctctctcccagcccagctctgctttcttttgatgtcTTACTTCTCAGAATATTCTTTCTTCTTGGTCTGCATACCTTGAGTCCCCTTGTGGTCTGCTAGGACTAGTCCCATGAATTGAGAGAAGATCGCTCATTTGTTTTCCTCTGATTATCTCATTCTGGGGGATATAATGTAGGTGTTGCAAGTAATTCATTCAAAGGTATTGTTTGGAGTTTGTCTGAGAGGAGATGCTACTCAAATTGTGATGTGAGGACTGCAGCATCACCACCACAGGGGGAGCTTCTTTGAGTCTAAGCCCACCTGGGGGGTCAATTCTGCATTTAAACAAGATCCTCCGGTGATGATGCATGTCAAGCACCTCTGTAAGAGAGCTGAACTCCCAGGATCGGTTGGGCAGAGAAGAAAGCAGGTTTCAGTTAGGTGATGTGCAGCTATGTCCTCtgtaaagagaagagaaggagatgGAGTTAGGAGCCAAAAGGTTTATTGGGAGGCAATAAAAGAACGATAAGAGAACCTGCGGAACTCAGCAGGGGACATCTTCAGACCAAGATGCTGTTCTGACACCTgtaaaaagaaaggggaagaggaTGGGTTGGATGGGGAGCGTCTCAGACAACAGAACCCGGCAGGTCCTTGTAACCCTGTGGTGCTCAGTCATTGCCAGGGGCTCCCAGGGAAGATGGTAATAGCCTCTGCAGGAAATCGGGCAGAGACAGGAGGTGATAGCGGCTGGGGGCTGTCAGCTAACTGCATTCCTTGAAGCTACAAAGCAAGTTCTTTCTCTAAGGGCGATCCTGCAGTTATACCCCATGGCTGACACACGTAACATCTGAAAGAAATTTGACAAGAAACCTATGAAAGCTAGTAAATGTCTGGAAAGCAGTGTTAAGAAAGTGCCACATTAAAGGCTTGACTTACATGCTCTTCTGGGACTATTTATGTTGTACTCTTATTCTTCAGGGAGCAGTCTCCCCAAGGCCGCTGGAAGACAAGGTCCAGGGAGCTCTTTCCCTTAGGAGCCCAGGGAGAGCCTTTGTGAACCGACACACGGCATCCCTGTATTTACAAGGTGCGTGGCTCAGTGAACAAGACAAGGCCTATAGGTCTCTGAGACCATCTCCTATGAGCTCTGCAGCCCCAGGCTCCCCAGGGGCAGACCTGATCCTGACTGGCAGCCTCCGAGCCagcaggagaagaagaaaaacccAGAGGGGATGGAGCGGGGACAGCACAGGTCTGGGGAGGGATGTGCAAGGCCCTGCAGGTAATCAGTGATGCCTCCACACACTCATTTTCACTTTCACACGCCTTCCTCACTCATTCATGTCTGCAAGGACAGCCCACCGCACCTGCAGCGTTGCACACAATGAAAACATTTGCGTATGCCAAATGCACGTCCACCCTTGAGTTCACTTAAAAAAGCCACGTGGACACACACTCCTCCGACCCTGACACAGCTTGTGAGTCCACACCCTGGTATTCCAACCAACACTCGTGCACCCACTACCAAGTTTCCAGAACACCCGCTGTGCACAGATGCATTCATGGACAACAGGCTGTAACATCACGTATAAAAACCCAGACATGCAAAAACACAGAGGTTTTAGGTTaacttaaaaccaaaaaaaaaatatctggagGCTGTGCCTGTAACTGCCGGACACGCCCTGAAGGATATTTCTCTCTTGGCCATAGATGCGAAAatccagggctggggtggggtaggTAACCAGGTTCCCTAACCCAGAAGCACTTAGGTGTCATTTTAGCCATCCTCCTGCCTCCTGCAGGAAGGAACTGAAGCTGTTAGGCCAGATGATGGGGGCAGGGAGCCTCTGTATCCTTGTATCGGAAAGGGGGTCACAGATTTCTACAGAGGACCGGGGTGGAGGGAACAGGGGTCCAAACTCTGCTTGtgtgggtttaaatcccagcttcGCCACtttctacctgtgtgaccttgagcaagttagtcaatctcattttcctcatctgttaaaatgaggataataatattaaggcttccctggtggcgcagtggttgagggtctgtctgccgatgcaggggacgcgggttcgtgccccggtccaggaggatcccacgtgccgcggagcggctgggcccgtgagccatggccgctgggcctgcgcgtctggagcctgtgctccgcaacgggagaggccacgacagtgagaggcccgcgtaccgcaaaaaaaaaaaaaaaaaaagatttgtgaagTGCTGAGAATAGGCCTGGTACAGCAGAAGGGCAAAGTGAGTACTGGTTTTTATTCTACTCCTGAGAATTCTCCAGCCCTGGGGACTCCACAAGCTCCCGGGCACCCTCTCCTTAAGCAGCGCCACCCTCCTCCCTACCCACACCTCCCTGCGGTCCCCAGCTCCCAGCTTCACCGGGCTAAAGGGCTCCACCAGgatctccttctccctcctctccttccctgtccGTGGTTTCTACAAATGAGATACGTGGAGAGAGCAGAGAGGTTGTGTGTCGCAGGAATATGAAGGCAGACGGCGAATCACCAGACACAGCTGCCTGCCTGGGGCTGCCGGGCTGGGTCTGCCCAGCTGACCACCGCTGTCTGTGCTGGGAATCAGGGCTTTCCCAAGGCTAAGGGCAGGGAGATGCTGTACATTTTCAGCCAGTTACCTTTTGACGAAAATGTATGTAGGGAGATGGGAAGAGAGATGCTTCTCCATTGGTCTGGAGATATACACATACACGTATTGCTTTTTCAAGGCCCATAGctctgccccgccccctcctGTTTGTAATTCTTCCTAAAGGAGAGAGAACCCTCATTCCTCCAAAGGAGAAATGTAAAAGGGACTGTCTTCTCTCACACTCCGACTCATCTCGAAGTCTCATCCCTCCAACCCAAGATAATTCATTTCCCCTAGAGTCCACTCGGCGTTCAGCGGGTTCCCAGGTGAACTGAAATCCAGAGCTTTTCTCATCTGGTTGCCCTGGGAGCTTCAGCGCGCTCTCGGTACAACCTGTccccccatcctctcccctccctccctccctccctcccttcccaggcttCCTCCCAGGCTGCGCCCagctcagcccctccctccctcgccgGGGGCCCCAGCTGCGCCCTCCGGGGAGGCACCCGCGGCCTCCGGGCCCCGAGGGGaggcggggggaggaggggagggcaggaggcgGGGAACTGCGCGGGGTGGAGGCCAAGCCTGGCGGCTGGAGGTTGCATCTGTTGGAAGGCGGCTTTTGGCTGCTTGGTAACGGGCTGCCAGACCCgagagaggcagagagcaggGCAGAGGCTTCCTGACGTCAGGACCGAACGAGGAGAACGCGCCAGCCCCCCAGTCCGCCCCACAGCTGGGCCGGCCGCTGGTGGGAGAGGAGCCCGGCGCGGGGCGCCCAGCAGGGTGAGAGGGGGCGCCGGAGCCGGTCCGCAGGGGCGCAGCAtgccccccgcccccgggccATGGAGGTCGCTCTGGTGCCCCCGGAGAACGGCGGTGCCATGACCatcaggggaggagaggaggtccGGGCCACAGAGGGAGAGCTACGCTGCCCCCCGACGGCTGCGCTCAGCGATGGACTCAAGGAGCCAGCGCCAAGGGATCGCGGCGGCGCCGAGAGGGGCGCGGACCGCGGCGGCGCCGAAAGGGGCGCGGACCCCGGAGGCCGGCCGGTGCCCCCGGTGCCCCAGGAGCTGCCCCGGGCTAGACGGCTGCCTCCGGAGGACGAGGAGGGAGAAGGCGACCCCGCTCTGGGCGTGGCGGAGGACCAGATGCTGGGCTCAGGGTCCCTCCATCACCAGCGCATCCTCATCAACATCTCCGGGCTGCGCTTCGAGACGCAGCTGGGCACCCTGGCGCAGTTCCCCGACACGCTCCTGGGAGACCCCGCCAAGCGCCTGCGCTACTTCGACCCGCTGAGGAACGAGTACTTCTTCGACCGCAACCGGCCCAGCTTCGACGGCATCCTCTACTACTACCAGTCGGGGGGCCGGCTGCGGAGGCCGGTCAACGTCTCCCTGGACGTGTTCACAGACGAGATCCGCTTCTACCAGTTGGGGGACGAGGCCATGGAGCGCTTCCGAGAGGACGAGGGCTTCatcaaggaggaggagaagccccTGCCCCGCAACGAGTTCCAGCGCCAAGTGTGGCTGATTTTCGAGTACCCCGAGAGCTCGGGGCCCGCCCGGGGCATCGCCATCGTCTCGGTCCTGGTCATCCTCATCTCCATCATCACCTTCTGCTTGGAGACCCTGCCTGAGTTCAGGGATGAACGGGAGCTGCTGCGCCATCCCCCGGTGCCCCAGCAGCCCCCTGAGCCCCACAGGGGGGCAAATGGCAGCGGGGAAGCAACGCCTCCCTCTGGCCCGACAGCGGCGCCTCTCCTGCCCAGGACCCTGGCTGACCCCTTCTTCATCGTGGAGACCACGTGTGTCATCTGGTTCACCTTCGAGCTGCTGGTGCGCTTCTCCGCCTGCCCCAGCAAGGCCGAGTTCTCGCGAAATATCATGAACATCATCGACGTGGTGGCCATCTTCCCCTACTTCATCACCCTGGGCACCGAGCTGGTGCAGCAGCAGCCGGGGGGAGGCGGCGGCCAGAACGGGCAGCAGGCCATGTCCCTGGCCATCCTCAGAGTGATCCGCCTGGTCCGGGTGTTCCGCATCTTCAAGCTGTCCCGCCACTCCAAGGGGCTGCAGATCCTGGGCAAGACCCTGCAGGCCTCCATGCGGGAGCTGGGCCTGCttatcttcttcctcttcatcGGAGTCATCCTCTTCTCCAGCGCCGTCTACTTCGCAGAGGCCGACAACCAGGAGACCCACTTCTCCAGCATCCCGGATGCCTTCTGGTGGGCCGTCGTCACCATGACCACGGTGGGCTACGGAGACATGAGGCCCGTCACCGTGGGGGGCAAGATCGTGGGCTCGCTGTGTGCCATCGCCGGGGTCCTCACCATCGCCCTGCCCGTGCCCGTCATCGTCTCCAACTTCAACTACTTCTACCACCGGGAGACGGACCATGAAGAGCAGGCAGCCCTTAAGGAAGAGCAGGGCAGCCAGAGCCAGGGGGCAGGACCGGCCAGCGGAGGCCAGCGGAAGGCCAGCTGGAGCAAGGCGTCCCTCTGCAAGGCTGCGGGGTCCCTGGAGAATGCGGATGGATCTCAAAGGGGCAGCT is a window encoding:
- the KCNA5 gene encoding potassium voltage-gated channel subfamily A member 5, with protein sequence MEVALVPPENGGAMTIRGGEEVRATEGELRCPPTAALSDGLKEPAPRDRGGAERGADRGGAERGADPGGRPVPPVPQELPRARRLPPEDEEGEGDPALGVAEDQMLGSGSLHHQRILINISGLRFETQLGTLAQFPDTLLGDPAKRLRYFDPLRNEYFFDRNRPSFDGILYYYQSGGRLRRPVNVSLDVFTDEIRFYQLGDEAMERFREDEGFIKEEEKPLPRNEFQRQVWLIFEYPESSGPARGIAIVSVLVILISIITFCLETLPEFRDERELLRHPPVPQQPPEPHRGANGSGEATPPSGPTAAPLLPRTLADPFFIVETTCVIWFTFELLVRFSACPSKAEFSRNIMNIIDVVAIFPYFITLGTELVQQQPGGGGGQNGQQAMSLAILRVIRLVRVFRIFKLSRHSKGLQILGKTLQASMRELGLLIFFLFIGVILFSSAVYFAEADNQETHFSSIPDAFWWAVVTMTTVGYGDMRPVTVGGKIVGSLCAIAGVLTIALPVPVIVSNFNYFYHRETDHEEQAALKEEQGSQSQGAGPASGGQRKASWSKASLCKAAGSLENADGSQRGSCPLERCNLKAKSNVDLRRSLYALCLDTSRETDL